The DNA window AAGTCTTGGCCTTGATGCGGCCCAGGGCGGCCCGCAAGTCGCCGCCGGTGTGGCGGCTCACGTCGCCGTGCTGCCATTTCCAGGCCATGCACAGCAGATCGTTGGGATCCATCACGCTGAAATAGCCGTTCATGAAGTTCATGATGAAATCGTCCATCGACGAAAAGCCCAGCGCCTTGTGCCGGTCTTGCTGGAAAAACTCCGTGCTCCAGCCCATCACGGCCCACATTTTGGCATGACGCAGCAGGCCTTCCCTGACGTCGGCAGACGATGCGTAGAAGCCCTTGTTGAAACCGGGATCGGAGGTGATGGCATTGACCAGCGTTTCCGTGAAAAGGGAGTCATGGATGGTGTTTCTGGCCGTGCCGGCGATCGGCGCGGCGCGCTTCACCATGTCGGGGTAGCGTACCGCCCATTCATAGGTCTGTTGTGCGCCCATCGAGCCGCCGACAACGAGCGCGAGGCTTTTCAGGTCGAATTTTTCGGTGACAAGCTTGTGCTGCGCGCGCACGTCATCCCCGATGCGCACGCGGGGAAAATTTCCCATCCCGGCCGGTGGCGATGTGTTGTGCGGCGAGGTGGAAAGACCGCTGCCAAT is part of the Bradyrhizobium canariense genome and encodes:
- a CDS encoding alpha/beta fold hydrolase; amino-acid sequence: MIENSYYSQDVHGPYELHDIGNLDLEEGGTIRACNLAYATFGKLNAAKDNAILIPTWYSGTSKIMEQVYIGPGRALDPDKYFIIVVNQIGSGLSTSPHNTSPPAGMGNFPRVRIGDDVRAQHKLVTEKFDLKSLALVVGGSMGAQQTYEWAVRYPDMVKRAAPIAGTARNTIHDSLFTETLVNAITSDPGFNKGFYASSADVREGLLRHAKMWAVMGWSTEFFQQDRHKALGFSSMDDFIMNFMNGYFSVMDPNDLLCMAWKWQHGDVSRHTGGDLRAALGRIKAKTFVMPMSSDMFFPPSDCQAEWRLIPDAEFRPIQTIDGHLALFGADPNAIGQLDKHLRELLASEV